Proteins from one Aureimonas sp. SA4125 genomic window:
- the flgA gene encoding flagellar basal body P-ring formation chaperone FlgA, with the protein MEWVSKRERLVVWLYGVGVLVAALVLLSIPVRALAADIDLPVPSVVIYPGQVVLDRGVSSARFKIPGANLAAYVVETDMLTDKVARRTLLPNKPIMLADLKTPDIVRAGVPATIVYREAGVYIAALGTPLASAAEGEAVRVRNTDSGITVSGIVAADGSIEVQAQ; encoded by the coding sequence ATGGAATGGGTATCGAAGCGCGAACGGCTGGTCGTCTGGCTCTACGGCGTCGGCGTCCTCGTCGCCGCCCTCGTCCTCCTGTCCATACCCGTGCGGGCGCTGGCAGCCGACATCGATCTGCCGGTGCCCTCGGTCGTCATCTATCCCGGCCAGGTCGTTCTCGACCGCGGCGTTTCCTCGGCAAGGTTCAAAATCCCCGGCGCCAATCTCGCGGCCTATGTCGTCGAGACAGACATGCTGACCGACAAGGTCGCGCGGCGCACGCTCCTGCCGAACAAGCCGATCATGCTCGCCGATCTGAAGACCCCCGACATCGTCAGGGCGGGCGTGCCTGCCACGATCGTCTACCGCGAAGCGGGCGTCTACATCGCCGCTCTCGGGACGCCGCTTGCATCGGCCGCCGAAGGTGAAGCTGTGCGGGTCCGCAATACCGACAGCGGGATTACCGTTTCCGGGATCGTCGCCGCCGACGGTTCGATCGAGGTGCAGGCCCAATGA
- the flgG gene encoding flagellar basal-body rod protein FlgG: MRALAIAATGMNAQQTNVEVIANNIANINTTGFKRSRAEFTDLLYQVERMQGVPARGGEGVVPEGAQIGLGVRTAAIRSTHIQGTLEQTGNTLDLAINGNGYFQITGAGGETLYTRDGALNTNDQGQIVTLDGFLVDPQITVPVDNVTLTVSSTGEVYSKNTVGEPTLLGQLTLANFVNEPGLEALGGNLFKETLASGAPTAGVPGDPGFGVIHQGYLEGSNVDPVKEISELISAQRAYEMNSKVIQAADDMSKVISTGLR; the protein is encoded by the coding sequence ATGAGAGCTTTGGCCATTGCCGCGACCGGCATGAATGCCCAGCAGACGAACGTGGAAGTGATCGCGAACAACATCGCGAACATCAACACCACGGGTTTCAAGCGCTCGCGCGCCGAATTCACCGATCTGCTCTACCAGGTCGAGCGCATGCAGGGCGTTCCGGCCCGCGGCGGCGAGGGCGTGGTTCCCGAGGGCGCGCAGATCGGCCTTGGCGTGCGCACCGCGGCGATCCGTTCGACGCACATTCAGGGAACGCTGGAGCAGACCGGCAACACGCTCGACCTCGCCATCAACGGTAACGGCTATTTCCAGATCACCGGTGCGGGCGGCGAGACCCTCTATACCCGCGACGGCGCGCTCAACACGAACGACCAGGGCCAGATCGTCACCCTCGACGGTTTCCTCGTCGATCCGCAGATCACCGTCCCGGTCGACAACGTGACGCTGACGGTCTCGAGCACCGGCGAGGTCTATTCCAAGAACACGGTCGGCGAGCCGACGCTGCTCGGGCAGCTGACGCTGGCCAACTTCGTCAACGAGCCAGGGCTCGAGGCCCTCGGCGGCAATCTGTTCAAGGAAACCCTGGCCTCCGGCGCACCGACCGCGGGCGTACCCGGCGATCCCGGCTTCGGCGTGATTCACCAAGGCTATCTCGAGGGATCGAACGTCGATCCGGTCAAGGAGATCTCGGAGCTGATCTCGGCGCAGCGCGCCTACGAGATGAACTCGAAGGTCATCCAGGCCGCCGACGACATGTCGAAGGTCATCTCGACCGGCCTGCGCTAG
- the flgB gene encoding flagellar basal body rod protein FlgB has product MTDIYLFGLSSRRAEWLSNRQTIVAENIANVNTPGYKSKDIQGFSDTMQSTQLAMVGSSPMHMASASGRSVDVEERPENEWDVTHSGNSVTLEQELLKSGEVSTQYTLNASIAKAFHRFFLTSVKG; this is encoded by the coding sequence TTGACCGACATCTATCTCTTTGGACTTTCGTCGCGCCGGGCGGAATGGCTCTCGAACCGGCAGACGATCGTCGCTGAGAACATCGCGAACGTGAACACGCCGGGCTACAAGTCCAAGGACATCCAAGGCTTTTCGGACACGATGCAGTCGACGCAGCTGGCCATGGTCGGCAGCAGCCCGATGCACATGGCCTCCGCCAGCGGGCGTTCGGTCGATGTCGAGGAGCGGCCGGAAAACGAATGGGACGTCACCCATTCCGGCAACTCGGTCACGCTCGAGCAGGAGCTGCTGAAGTCGGGCGAGGTCTCGACGCAGTACACGCTGAACGCGTCGATCGCCAAAGCCTTCCACCGCTTCTTTCTAACCAGCGTCAAGGGTTGA
- a CDS encoding flagellar basal body-associated FliL family protein: MSDLSGDALVASILADGEAEAAPKKEKLLPLIAVVGVLTLVAIAGGAGLGIMLGSSAPPPVAETPAAAEAPAAAEAPAAAEAPAAADAAASDKTAPAPLTQIVKLEPVVTNVSSPAKVLVRVEASILIDPSKTTEPDVVAAQVQSDTLTFLRTLDLAQIEGSRGLLHLREDLRERAMLRSPAVTDYLIQTLVAQ; encoded by the coding sequence ATGTCCGATCTCAGCGGAGACGCGCTCGTCGCCTCGATCCTCGCCGATGGCGAAGCGGAGGCGGCGCCGAAGAAGGAAAAGCTGCTGCCGCTGATCGCCGTGGTCGGGGTTCTGACCCTTGTCGCCATCGCCGGCGGCGCCGGCCTCGGGATCATGCTCGGCAGCAGCGCACCGCCGCCCGTCGCCGAGACGCCGGCTGCCGCCGAAGCGCCCGCCGCCGCCGAAGCGCCCGCCGCCGCCGAAGCGCCCGCTGCCGCCGACGCGGCAGCCTCCGACAAGACCGCGCCGGCCCCGCTGACGCAGATTGTCAAGCTCGAGCCCGTCGTGACGAATGTGTCGTCGCCGGCCAAAGTCCTCGTCCGCGTCGAGGCGAGCATCCTGATCGATCCATCGAAGACGACCGAACCCGACGTTGTCGCGGCACAGGTGCAGAGCGACACCCTCACATTCCTGCGCACGCTGGATCTGGCGCAGATCGAGGGCTCCCGCGGCCTTCTGCATCTGCGCGAGGATCTGCGCGAGCGGGCCATGCTCCGCTCGCCTGCCGTCACCGACTACCTCATCCAGACGCTGGTCGCACAGTGA
- a CDS encoding flagellar hook-basal body complex protein FliE, giving the protein MIPAISSALSRVETPRIDSGMTTGHSAGIGAGAAGQPDFASVMAQVTTNAVDTIKNAEAVSVKGINGEASTQSVVNAVMDAERTLTTAVAIRDKVVSAYQELSRMAI; this is encoded by the coding sequence ATGATCCCCGCCATTAGTTCCGCGCTGTCGCGCGTCGAGACCCCCCGCATCGACAGCGGCATGACCACCGGGCACAGCGCCGGCATCGGCGCAGGCGCTGCCGGCCAGCCGGACTTCGCCTCCGTCATGGCGCAGGTGACGACCAATGCGGTCGACACGATCAAGAATGCCGAGGCCGTCTCGGTCAAGGGCATCAACGGCGAGGCCTCGACACAGTCGGTGGTCAACGCGGTGATGGATGCCGAGCGGACGCTGACCACCGCCGTCGCGATCCGCGACAAGGTCGTCTCCGCCTATCAAGAACTGTCACGGATGGCCATCTGA
- the flgC gene encoding flagellar basal body rod protein FlgC yields the protein MSDPIISSLRIAASGLEAQSNRLRIVSENVANARSTGLTPGSDPYQRKTVTFQSEVDRLSGAELVKVADYGTDRSPFTIEHDPGNPAADANGYVKMPNVNMLVEMADMREANRSYEANLQVIKQARELINVTIDLLRS from the coding sequence ATGTCGGATCCGATCATTTCCAGCCTGCGGATCGCCGCAAGCGGCCTCGAGGCCCAGTCGAACCGGCTGCGCATCGTTTCCGAAAACGTCGCCAACGCTCGCTCGACCGGCCTCACACCGGGCAGCGACCCCTATCAGCGCAAGACGGTGACCTTCCAGAGCGAGGTCGACCGCCTGAGTGGCGCCGAACTCGTCAAGGTCGCCGATTACGGCACCGACCGCTCCCCCTTCACCATCGAACACGATCCGGGCAATCCGGCGGCCGACGCCAACGGCTACGTCAAGATGCCCAACGTCAACATGCTGGTCGAGATGGCCGACATGCGCGAGGCCAACCGGTCCTACGAGGCCAATCTTCAGGTGATCAAGCAGGCGCGCGAGCTGATCAACGTCACCATCGACCTTCTCAGGAGCTGA
- a CDS encoding FliM/FliN family flagellar motor switch protein → MAMTAEKTIESQLRSAAKIEPDRLPRLKLIAADWADASMEQLNEIYASPVEIEFLGVSSLAFANAAADLQAAASVTIIRSPKWREIGFAVADTRLADTIVEAVFGGSGDAAVGPTRPMSKLDHRFVDLALSTMINAANPIFAPVAPLDMVDDRALHTAILPQLQDVLQKDNLAFVDFTFKISIGNHSSTLRFALPERALSVHRRKLTIVPESAPLMADEAWARDITEGLQLADLEIRALLDEKQITLGDVARFTLGQTIVLDATTDSLIIIECEEQRLFRGRMGSSHDSYVVRIEEKIDPTEEFIDDILSD, encoded by the coding sequence ATGGCCATGACAGCCGAAAAGACCATCGAGTCGCAACTGCGATCCGCCGCCAAGATCGAACCGGACCGCCTTCCACGCCTTAAGCTGATCGCCGCCGACTGGGCCGACGCTTCCATGGAACAGCTGAACGAGATCTACGCCTCTCCGGTCGAGATCGAGTTCCTCGGCGTTTCGAGCCTCGCCTTCGCCAATGCTGCCGCCGACCTCCAGGCTGCTGCGTCGGTGACGATCATCCGCTCGCCGAAATGGCGCGAGATCGGCTTCGCCGTCGCCGATACGCGTCTTGCCGACACGATCGTCGAGGCGGTTTTCGGCGGCAGCGGCGATGCCGCCGTCGGACCGACGCGGCCGATGAGCAAGCTCGACCACCGCTTCGTCGACCTCGCGCTCTCCACCATGATCAACGCCGCCAACCCGATCTTCGCGCCGGTCGCTCCGCTCGACATGGTCGACGACCGCGCGCTCCACACGGCGATCCTGCCGCAGCTGCAGGACGTGCTGCAGAAGGACAATCTCGCCTTCGTCGACTTCACCTTCAAGATCTCCATCGGCAACCATTCCAGCACGTTACGCTTCGCGCTGCCGGAACGCGCCCTCTCGGTGCATCGGCGCAAGCTGACGATCGTGCCCGAGAGCGCGCCGTTGATGGCGGACGAGGCCTGGGCCCGCGACATCACCGAAGGCCTGCAACTCGCCGATCTCGAAATTCGTGCGCTGCTCGACGAAAAGCAGATCACGCTCGGCGACGTCGCCCGCTTCACGCTCGGCCAGACGATCGTCCTCGACGCCACGACCGACAGTCTCATCATCATCGAATGCGAGGAGCAGAGGCTGTTCCGCGGTCGTATGGGAAGCTCGCACGATTCCTACGTGGTGCGCATCGAAGAGAAGATCGATCCAACCGAGGAGTTCATCGATGACATCCTATCTGATTGA
- a CDS encoding chemotaxis protein CheW — protein MAQRLDGPIAAKTLGSELLSVRVGVQEFALDIMSVREIRGWMSSTPMPHAPPSVKGMINLRGVVLSVIDLGELLGLAPVESGPSAVIVVVQVDDRMLGLLVDAVCDIITINAAMIQPTPDVGHRESQNSVSGLVMIDGRIVSILSVPHCFPERSAAIAA, from the coding sequence ATGGCACAGCGTCTGGACGGCCCGATCGCGGCAAAAACCCTCGGTTCCGAATTGCTCTCCGTGCGCGTGGGGGTTCAGGAATTTGCCCTCGACATCATGAGCGTGCGCGAGATCCGCGGCTGGATGTCCTCGACGCCCATGCCGCACGCGCCGCCGTCGGTGAAGGGCATGATCAATCTCAGGGGCGTGGTCCTGTCGGTCATCGACCTCGGCGAGCTGCTGGGCCTGGCGCCGGTGGAGTCCGGCCCGTCCGCCGTCATCGTCGTCGTTCAGGTCGACGACCGAATGCTGGGTCTCCTGGTGGACGCGGTCTGCGACATCATCACCATCAATGCCGCGATGATCCAGCCGACGCCCGATGTCGGGCACAGGGAGTCTCAGAACTCGGTGTCCGGGCTCGTCATGATCGACGGCCGCATCGTCAGCATCCTCTCCGTTCCCCATTGCTTTCCCGAGCGTTCAGCCGCGATCGCGGCCTAA
- the motA gene encoding flagellar motor stator protein MotA: protein MGIIIGLVITIGCVLGGYIAGGGHLDVLWQPYELLIILGAALGTFLIANPMKVVKDTGKALVEAFKDQVPKQKDYLSLLSLLHSLMREMRSKPRSEVEEHVDNPTESAIFTAYPLIMKDKAMMNFVCDYCRLIIIGNVRSHEIESLMDEEIQTVTRDQMKPKAALQDIADGLPALGIVAAVLGIVHAMGALDQSPEILGHLIGVALVGTFLGIFFAYGVFGPIAAKVKGVREKQLRRYIIVKQTLIAYINGAMPQVALEYGRKTISAYDRPTIDQVEAETIGGGSAQAA, encoded by the coding sequence ATGGGTATCATCATAGGCTTGGTAATCACGATCGGATGCGTCCTCGGCGGCTACATCGCCGGCGGCGGCCATCTCGATGTGCTCTGGCAGCCGTACGAGCTGTTGATCATTCTCGGCGCCGCGCTTGGAACCTTCCTGATCGCCAATCCGATGAAGGTGGTGAAGGACACGGGCAAGGCCCTGGTCGAGGCCTTCAAGGACCAGGTGCCGAAGCAGAAGGACTATCTGAGTCTTCTCAGCCTGCTGCATTCGCTGATGCGCGAGATGCGCTCCAAGCCGCGCAGCGAGGTCGAGGAGCATGTCGACAACCCGACGGAATCGGCGATCTTCACGGCCTATCCCTTGATCATGAAGGACAAGGCGATGATGAACTTCGTCTGCGACTACTGTCGCCTGATCATCATCGGCAATGTGCGCTCGCACGAAATCGAGTCGCTGATGGACGAAGAGATCCAGACGGTCACCCGGGATCAGATGAAGCCGAAGGCCGCGCTTCAGGACATCGCCGACGGTCTGCCGGCGCTGGGCATCGTGGCCGCCGTCCTGGGCATCGTGCATGCCATGGGCGCCCTCGACCAGTCTCCCGAAATCCTCGGCCATCTGATCGGCGTTGCTCTCGTCGGTACCTTCCTCGGCATCTTCTTCGCCTACGGCGTGTTCGGCCCCATCGCCGCAAAGGTCAAGGGCGTGCGCGAGAAGCAGCTGCGCCGCTACATCATCGTCAAGCAGACGCTGATCGCCTACATCAACGGCGCCATGCCCCAGGTCGCGCTGGAATACGGACGCAAGACGATCTCGGCCTATGACAGACCGACGATCGACCAGGTCGAAGCCGAGACCATCGGCGGCGGCTCGGCCCAGGCCGCCTAA
- the flgH gene encoding flagellar basal body L-ring protein FlgH translates to MTLVKMTSVLALLILGGCSTARQDFLVEPRLSAPGTGVNAYPTLINPAQFPAERLRGQRNSLWVDKDSNLFRDARALNNGDIVTVKIEIKDGAEIDNNSKRSRDASTDAGVDFDGTLDATSLGTLGASLGINNKTTTTGKGNVKRSEKIDLSVAAVVTQVLPNGNLYITGQQEIRVNFEVRVLTIAGIIRPGDILPGNTIPYDRIAEARISYGGRGRLTEVQQPAWGQQIVDQVLPY, encoded by the coding sequence ATGACCCTCGTGAAAATGACAAGTGTCCTGGCTCTCCTGATCCTCGGGGGCTGTTCCACTGCCCGCCAGGACTTCCTGGTGGAGCCGCGCCTTTCCGCGCCCGGAACCGGCGTCAACGCCTATCCGACGCTGATCAATCCCGCCCAGTTCCCCGCCGAGCGGCTGCGCGGCCAGCGCAACTCCCTCTGGGTCGACAAGGATTCCAATCTCTTTCGAGACGCGCGGGCGCTGAACAACGGCGACATCGTCACGGTCAAGATCGAGATCAAGGACGGGGCCGAGATCGACAACAATTCCAAGCGATCGCGCGATGCCAGTACCGATGCCGGCGTCGACTTCGACGGAACGCTCGACGCCACCTCGCTCGGCACGCTCGGGGCCTCGCTCGGGATCAACAACAAGACGACCACCACAGGCAAGGGTAACGTCAAGCGCTCGGAGAAGATCGACCTGTCGGTCGCCGCCGTGGTGACGCAGGTGCTGCCGAACGGCAATCTCTACATCACCGGTCAGCAGGAGATCCGCGTCAACTTCGAGGTCCGGGTTCTCACCATCGCCGGCATCATCCGGCCGGGCGACATCCTGCCGGGTAACACCATCCCCTATGACCGCATCGCCGAGGCGCGGATCTCCTACGGTGGTCGCGGCCGGCTGACCGAGGTGCAGCAGCCGGCCTGGGGCCAGCAGATCGTCGACCAGGTTCTTCCTTACTGA
- the flgI gene encoding flagellar basal body P-ring protein FlgI, with the protein MRRILNWLLVASLAFGPEIAMAADYAGGPGGSSSVGTSYQGEAGIGARESFDTVRPGRDALSSTGVRIKDVTTIKGVRDNQLVGYGLVIGLQATGDSLRNSPFTEQSLQSMLDRMGVNVRTGNPRTKNVAAVVVTADLPPFIGTGSRIDVSVSSLGDASSLMGGTLIMTPLYGADGEIYAVAQGSLAVSGFTSQGTSESLTQGVPTAGRIAGGAIIEREVARATVETDQITMELRNPDYRTAIRVVDAINAFAIRRYGKPVARENDLRTILLTRPARLSSTRFIADISDLPIQPDMTAKVVIDERTGTVVIGNEVQISTVAVTQGNLTVRITELPSVSQPAEFTDGQTVVTAQTQVVAEQEGGNFAYVGGTDLATVVRGLNRLGLKPTGIIAILQAIKTAGALQADLVVQ; encoded by the coding sequence ATGAGACGCATTCTGAACTGGCTGCTCGTGGCGAGCCTCGCCTTCGGGCCCGAGATCGCCATGGCCGCCGATTATGCTGGCGGCCCGGGCGGATCGTCGTCGGTCGGGACGTCCTATCAAGGCGAGGCCGGCATCGGCGCCCGCGAGAGCTTCGACACCGTTCGGCCCGGGCGCGACGCGCTCAGCTCGACCGGGGTGCGCATCAAGGATGTGACGACCATCAAGGGCGTGCGCGACAACCAGCTCGTCGGCTACGGTCTCGTCATCGGCCTGCAGGCGACGGGCGACTCGTTGCGCAACTCGCCCTTCACCGAACAGTCGCTGCAGTCGATGCTCGACCGGATGGGAGTCAACGTGCGCACGGGCAACCCGCGCACCAAGAACGTCGCGGCCGTCGTCGTCACCGCGGACCTGCCGCCCTTCATCGGCACCGGCTCGCGCATCGACGTCTCGGTCTCCTCGCTCGGCGACGCCTCGTCGCTGATGGGCGGCACGCTGATCATGACGCCGCTCTACGGTGCCGACGGCGAGATCTACGCCGTGGCGCAGGGCTCGCTCGCCGTCTCCGGCTTCACCAGCCAGGGCACCAGCGAAAGCCTGACCCAGGGCGTCCCGACGGCCGGCCGGATTGCCGGCGGCGCCATCATCGAGCGGGAGGTGGCGCGGGCGACGGTGGAGACCGACCAGATCACCATGGAACTGCGCAATCCCGACTACCGCACCGCGATCCGCGTCGTCGACGCGATCAACGCCTTCGCCATCCGTCGCTACGGCAAGCCGGTCGCCCGCGAGAACGACCTGCGCACCATTCTTTTGACCCGGCCGGCACGGCTGTCGTCGACCCGCTTCATCGCCGACATCAGCGATCTGCCGATCCAGCCCGACATGACCGCAAAGGTCGTCATCGACGAGCGGACCGGGACCGTGGTCATCGGCAACGAAGTGCAGATCTCGACCGTCGCGGTCACCCAAGGCAACCTGACCGTCCGGATCACCGAACTGCCCTCCGTCTCGCAACCGGCAGAGTTCACGGACGGACAGACGGTCGTGACAGCGCAGACCCAGGTCGTCGCCGAGCAGGAAGGTGGAAATTTCGCCTATGTCGGCGGCACCGACCTTGCCACCGTCGTTCGCGGTCTCAATCGCCTCGGGCTGAAGCCGACCGGCATCATCGCGATCCTCCAAGCAATCAAAACGGCCGGGGCTCTCCAGGCCGATCTGGTGGTGCAGTGA
- a CDS encoding FliG C-terminal domain-containing protein: MSFSSYSEAGADTDSIAGPARAAILLLAMGSNGASRLLKHLSHDEIRALRDSVADQREVSAHQLDQLVSDFQEAFKTGSGLTGLDSEMNKLLKSALSADEMSQVFGAEDFIDSSLFTGPSLSVWEEIENLGVKTLHTLLVGEHPQVVAIVVARLEPGIAAALVAGFEVGFRNEVMRRVLSARPLTLEAEEMIETTLRATLIAGDDGPERLARRTTLAEIANRMEKVQTDAFLVSIAETQPEEATAIRSLLFAFEDLPNVAKKARLVLFDEIPTELVTMALRGAPPELVEVVVSSLAARARRMVEAELTQAADIAPKDITAARRSIAAAALRLASEGKIILTAAPEA, encoded by the coding sequence ATGAGCTTTTCGAGCTATTCCGAGGCAGGCGCCGATACCGATTCGATCGCCGGGCCAGCACGGGCGGCGATCCTTCTCCTGGCGATGGGCTCCAACGGCGCCTCGCGCCTGCTGAAGCACCTCAGCCATGACGAAATCCGGGCGCTGAGGGACAGCGTCGCCGATCAGAGGGAAGTGTCCGCCCACCAGCTCGATCAGCTCGTCAGCGATTTCCAGGAAGCCTTCAAGACGGGATCGGGGCTCACCGGCCTCGACTCGGAGATGAACAAGCTCCTGAAATCGGCACTGTCGGCCGACGAGATGTCGCAGGTCTTCGGAGCCGAGGACTTCATCGACTCCTCGCTGTTCACCGGACCGTCGCTGTCGGTGTGGGAGGAGATCGAGAACCTCGGCGTCAAGACGCTGCACACGCTTCTCGTCGGCGAACACCCGCAGGTCGTGGCCATCGTGGTCGCGCGTCTCGAGCCCGGAATCGCCGCTGCGCTCGTCGCCGGCTTCGAGGTCGGATTCCGCAACGAGGTCATGCGCCGGGTGCTGAGCGCGCGTCCGCTGACACTCGAGGCGGAGGAAATGATCGAGACGACGCTGCGGGCGACATTGATCGCGGGCGACGACGGTCCCGAGCGCCTGGCGCGCCGCACGACGCTGGCCGAGATCGCCAACCGGATGGAGAAGGTCCAGACCGACGCTTTCCTGGTCTCGATCGCCGAAACCCAGCCGGAAGAAGCGACGGCGATCCGCAGCCTTCTCTTCGCCTTCGAGGATCTGCCGAACGTGGCCAAGAAGGCGCGGCTCGTGCTCTTCGACGAGATCCCGACCGAACTGGTCACCATGGCACTGCGCGGCGCCCCGCCGGAACTGGTCGAGGTCGTCGTGTCCTCGCTCGCAGCCCGCGCCCGCCGCATGGTGGAGGCAGAACTGACGCAAGCCGCCGACATCGCGCCCAAGGACATCACGGCGGCGCGCCGGTCGATCGCGGCTGCCGCCCTGCGCCTCGCCTCGGAGGGCAAGATCATCCTGACGGCGGCGCCGGAAGCCTGA
- the flhB gene encoding flagellar biosynthesis protein FlhB: MADVDKDSKTEEATEKKIRDTVEKGNLPASREAPILASLLASMAFIAFSARDAGSALLNNLRSTFENPSQWNIENGTDALQFLHIIGLQASYFILPAAGFFIVGGVLASVLQNPPQINLERIRPKMQNISIVSGWNKLFGMRGFTEFGKSLFKFGAIAIIVGSMLVNDLQATLKTMFSDPNLLPETLLTLAMQLLSAVSIATILLVAADLFFSRVLWHRDLKMSKQEIKDEMKQAEGDPMVKARQRQIARDRNRKRMMSAVPKATVVIANPTHYAIALRYSREEGGAPIVVAKGVDLIALKIREIAEANGVPVIEDKLLARSMYDHVEIDQMIPQQFFKAVAELIYFLQSRASGKLGAGGG; this comes from the coding sequence GTGGCCGACGTCGACAAGGACTCGAAGACAGAAGAGGCCACAGAGAAGAAAATTCGCGACACGGTGGAGAAGGGCAATCTGCCAGCTTCCCGCGAAGCGCCGATCCTGGCTTCCCTTCTGGCGTCGATGGCCTTCATCGCCTTCTCCGCCCGTGATGCCGGCAGCGCCCTTCTCAACAATTTGAGGAGCACGTTCGAGAATCCGAGCCAATGGAACATCGAGAATGGTACGGATGCGCTGCAATTCCTGCACATCATCGGGCTACAGGCCAGCTACTTCATCCTTCCCGCCGCCGGGTTCTTCATCGTCGGCGGCGTTCTGGCCTCTGTCCTGCAGAACCCGCCGCAGATCAATCTCGAGCGCATCCGCCCGAAGATGCAGAACATCTCCATCGTCTCGGGCTGGAACAAGCTGTTCGGCATGCGCGGCTTCACCGAATTCGGCAAGTCGCTGTTCAAATTCGGCGCCATCGCCATCATCGTTGGCTCGATGCTCGTCAATGACCTGCAAGCGACGCTGAAGACGATGTTTTCCGACCCCAACCTTCTCCCCGAAACGCTCCTCACCCTTGCCATGCAGCTGTTGTCGGCGGTCTCGATCGCGACGATCTTGCTGGTGGCTGCCGATCTCTTCTTCTCGCGGGTGCTCTGGCACCGCGACCTGAAGATGTCGAAGCAGGAGATCAAGGACGAGATGAAGCAGGCCGAGGGCGATCCGATGGTCAAGGCGCGCCAGCGCCAGATCGCCCGCGATCGCAATCGTAAGCGCATGATGTCCGCAGTGCCCAAGGCGACGGTCGTCATCGCCAATCCGACCCACTACGCCATCGCGCTGCGCTATTCGCGCGAGGAGGGCGGCGCCCCGATCGTCGTGGCCAAGGGCGTCGATCTCATTGCCTTGAAAATCCGCGAGATTGCCGAGGCAAACGGCGTTCCGGTGATCGAAGACAAGCTCTTGGCAAGGTCCATGTACGATCATGTCGAAATCGACCAGATGATCCCGCAGCAGTTCTTCAAGGCCGTCGCGGAACTCATCTACTTCCTGCAGTCCCGGGCGTCCGGGAAACTCGGCGCAGGCGGTGGCTGA
- a CDS encoding MotE family protein has translation MTEISQFLPSARSLATVCLAALLATAAMPGAASAQGKASENPVPPGPPKVRIIGADGSVSTNESAEPQSDVERYCTNISDPAKDARAALQTQRLQELETQVTAKIDALEAKRKEYQDWLKQRQDFIESTSSVMLDIYAGMKPDAAAAQLAGLDRGTAASLIAKMKPRTASAILSEMAAPVAAEIGSVIVLKTNKALDGASTAGGQSSAAAGQG, from the coding sequence ATGACAGAGATCTCCCAGTTCCTGCCGTCGGCCCGGTCCCTGGCCACCGTCTGTCTTGCCGCATTGCTCGCCACAGCGGCTATGCCGGGCGCGGCAAGCGCCCAAGGCAAAGCCAGCGAAAATCCGGTGCCGCCGGGCCCGCCGAAAGTGCGGATCATCGGCGCGGACGGCAGCGTCTCCACGAACGAATCGGCCGAACCGCAGAGCGACGTCGAGCGCTACTGCACCAATATCAGCGATCCCGCCAAGGATGCGCGCGCGGCCCTGCAGACCCAGCGGCTGCAGGAACTGGAAACGCAGGTCACCGCGAAGATCGATGCGCTCGAGGCCAAGCGCAAGGAATATCAGGACTGGCTGAAGCAACGGCAGGACTTCATCGAATCGACCTCCTCGGTGATGCTCGACATCTATGCCGGCATGAAGCCGGATGCGGCGGCGGCGCAATTGGCGGGCCTCGACCGCGGGACCGCGGCGTCGCTGATCGCCAAGATGAAGCCGCGCACGGCGAGTGCGATCCTCTCCGAAATGGCCGCACCCGTGGCCGCCGAGATCGGCAGTGTGATCGTTCTGAAGACCAACAAGGCGCTCGACGGAGCCAGCACCGCTGGCGGCCAGTCCAGCGCAGCCGCAGGCCAGGGATGA
- the fliN gene encoding flagellar motor switch protein FliN, with translation MDDDEEVAPEGKPDLNLIMDIPVTMQVVLGKAVMPVASLVKLGRGAVVKLDTSIGDPVDLIVNGRIVARGEVVVLENEESRFGITLTEIVSPGARPQRAKASAA, from the coding sequence ATGGACGACGACGAGGAAGTCGCGCCCGAAGGCAAGCCCGACCTCAACCTCATCATGGACATTCCCGTCACCATGCAGGTCGTCCTCGGCAAGGCCGTCATGCCGGTCGCCAGCCTCGTGAAGCTCGGGCGCGGCGCCGTGGTCAAACTCGACACCAGCATCGGCGACCCCGTCGACCTCATCGTCAACGGCCGTATCGTCGCCCGCGGCGAGGTCGTGGTTCTCGAGAACGAAGAGTCGCGCTTCGGCATCACCCTGACCGAGATCGTTTCGCCTGGAGCACGTCCCCAGCGCGCCAAGGCCTCGGCGGCCTGA